The following DNA comes from Triticum aestivum cultivar Chinese Spring chromosome 3D, IWGSC CS RefSeq v2.1, whole genome shotgun sequence.
ACATCTTGTTAAACAAGCCAATCATGGATATGACATTCAATTACTACTATTCACATAATGCAATGCACCAGCAAGCAGTTCCCATCACGAAAGACACATGTAATTGTTGCACAGAAAGATGGAAGGCTGGGATGGAAGGCTAGGATGTGTGGATGGGTTCATTCAGAGCAGGCCGGTGAGGCTCCCCCTGCCTACAAATAGCACCAGAAACCACAGCCATCCAACGCAACGTGCCCGGCTTATTATTAGGCGGCCTGTTCCAGCTCCAGAGAGGGAAGGGCGAGCTCCTGGCCTCATGTCGCGAGGAAAGCTCTAGCCACCGCAGACTATTCTTCTCTCCCACCATCCTCTCCTTCATCCTTGGAGGATTCTGAGAAAACAGACCAGTCGTGTATTAGTTTTCCCCCCAATCACAGCGCGCTCTCGCCCTTCACCTCTCCTCCCTCTCGGGGAGGGAGGGACACAGAGGCACGAAGTGGCGCAGAGTAGACGCTTGTGAACACCCAATTTTACCTCCACCCAGCTTGCTGCTGCTCTTGTGCACAAGGATCCGATAGGATGGAGAGGAAGTCCGCCATTCTCATGAACCGGTACGAGCTTGGTCGTATGCTCGGGCAAGGCACCTTCGCCAAGGTGTACCATGCGCGGAGCCTTGCGACCAACCAGAGCGTCGCCATCAAGGTCATTGACAAGGAGAAGGTGCTGCGTGTCGGCATGATTGACCAGATCAAGCGGGAGATCTCCATCATGCGCCTGGTTCGCCACCCAAACATCGTCCAGCTGCACGAGGTCATGGCCAGCAAGACCAAGATATACTTTGCCATGGAGTATGTCCGGGGCGGCGAGCTCTTTGCCAGGGTGGCCAAGGGCCGGCTCAAGGAAGATGCTGCAAGGAAGTACTTTCAACAGTTGATAGGGGCTGTGGACTTTTGCCACAGCCGTGATGTCTATCACCGGGACCTCAAGCCGGAGAACCTCCTTGTGGATGAGCATGGAAACCTCAAGGTGTCCGACTTCGGGTTGAGTGCCCTCAAGGAGTGTCAGAAGCAAGACGGGCTGCTGCACACAACGTGTGGCACACCTGCATATGTTGCGCCGGAGATAATCAACAAGAAGGGCTATGATGGAGAAAAGGCAGACATATGGTCTTGTGGTGTCATACTTTTTGTTCTGCTTGCTGGTTACCTCCCATTCCAAGACTCAAATTTGATGGAGATGTACCGGAAGATCAGCAAAGGTGATGTCAGGCATCCACAGTGGTTCAGTTCTGATGCCCGGAAGATTCTATCCAGGCTGCTCGACCCTAATCCAAACACTAGGATCACCATGGACAAGCTGATTGAGCACCCGTGGTTCAAGAAAGGGTACAAACCAGCAGTGACTCTGGCAACGCCACGTGCCTCAAAGGATCTTAATGATGTCCAGGCTGCTTTCAGCACGGACCAAAAGGATGGTAAAGGCAACAGGGCAGAACAACCAAATAGCCCATTGAAGCCAGCGAGCTTGAATGCGTTTGACATAATCTCCCTCTCCAAAGGTTTTGATCTTTCTGGCCTATTTGAGAAGGACCAAGAGCAGAAGTCGAACTCGCGGTTCATGACCCAAAAACCCGCATCAGCAATAGTGTCAAAGCTGGAGCAGATAGCTGAGACAGAGTCCTTCAAGGTGAAGAAGCAGGACGGACTGGTGACGCTGCAGGGATCCAAAGAAGGGAGGAAGGGGCAGCTTGCGATTGATGCGGAGATCTTTGAAGTGACTCCATCCTTCTATGTTGTTGAGGTGAAGAAGTCGGCAGGAGACACATTGGAGTACGAACGGTTCTGCAAGAAGGGCCTACGGCCTTCTCTCAAGGACATCTGCTGGAATGGTCCGTCAGAGGAAAAGCTTCCATCAGTATCGGAGTCAGTACCTCCAACTCCGTCCTCCAAGTCGACCAAAAGAAATGGCATTTAAGTGTGATATCTTCCGAGTTGCAATTACAATCTATTCTCCTCTCTCTTTCTTCCCTCCTCAAAGAGCTGAGACTTTGCTCACTTGAGCTGAGCATCAAGCTTTAGGGCTCTTTGTTAATCTTTTTTTGCAGTTTCCAATTTGTGGTAGCAATTGTAGTATATGGTTCTCCTGTTCTGTTCACCAATAGAAGCACAAAAGGTGACGGTAACACTCTTACAGTGTTGCTCTGGGACAAGCATACCATCACCTGCAAAAAAGATTTTGTAAGAGCCAAAGCTATTATAGGATGATTAGAACTTCATAAATGACCATGGCAGATAGCATAGAACAGATTCCTCTCTGTGTCATATTCCCGGTATGTTCTCTTGCGACTTGAGTACATCCTACTTGTTATGAAGTTCTAAGTAAAATACAGATGCATTAAACAAGTAGCATGGATTTGATGGAGCGCAGAAATAAAATTCTGAAGTGCCCAACAATTATttatttagtacaaagttagtacaaaattgagtcactTGTTTTGGGACGGAGTGAGTATATTAAAGCAGAAATAAACCACGGGACCAATATTATATATAACCTGTTAACCACCAGAGTTGCTCGTACAAAATAATCAACCTCTTCACTTGGTGATGTTACAAATGCATGCTTCTACCAGAAATGAATGATTCTGGTCAAACAACTTAGGATAAGAATTCTTCAGCAGAAACAAGCCACAATCAACTTACATATTATCAAAATCATGTGAGATATACAAAGTGACATCACCAGAAGTCAAAGAAGCAGAGAGCTTTATCTTTGTTGTCCATACACGGAAAATATGAAATCACGGTCTTATGATGGCATTATTGACTTATTGTTCTAATTGAGTAATAAACATTATCAAACCAGTTGACATACAAAATAAACCAACTCCAAATGAAATTTGAACAACATAGTTGATGACCTTTCACCCACCCAAACTTCTTGATATAACTTTATTTGCGACAGATCCAAACCAGGAAAGAACCTTGAATCAAACTTGACAGAGGCGGATTGTATTGGAGAGGTCCACAGGGTAAATCAAGAATTAGATAGTTTATAAAGAGCCCTTTTGCGAATCTGAAGACATAATACTCTTATGTATTTGAAGACTGCCAACATATCACCTACTCAAGCAGTTACACTAACAATTATTCATAGCCATTAAAAAAACTCTCCATGATACCATCAAATCTGCCGTGGTCACTGAAATCACATAGAAagcaaaaataataccatggctcCTGAAATGCTATAGCACAGATTTTATCAAGGAAGTGGATAATTTCCATACTAAAACCAAGAGTGTCCCAAGACCTGGTCTAGAAGGAAACctacatggtaaacacacaaacaTTTAGCTGTCTAGTTGCTATAAAGAAGAGTCTTTCCATCGAATTTAAATTCACCCTAGTTGCTGCAAGAATCTGATAGAGCAACAACAAGAACCTAAGGATCCTAAAAATCCCTTGCAGCATGAAATAAATGAAGTTTTCACCATTGTAAGATCAATTCACAGAACCCATAACTGCAAATCAAGAATCCCTAATTGCATATGCTTATACTTGGCAAAAGTTGATCCTAAGCATCACAGAATCTCGACAGAAAAAAGCCCCCAGAGTGTTTATATGTTACTTCAATCTGTGCATACTGTTGAAGTAAAAGAGAAAAACGTTTATAACTAGGAGAATGCTGCAACTCAGGTTTTACCAGTAAACTACCTAAGGTTTGATGAGCGGTTCTGCCAAATTACCACATGAACATCGGCCGAAACAACATTGAAAGCTTTCCTGATAGAACTAATAACATGTAAATCATCGCAGCCTCACGACTCCATAGCGAACAAAAGTGTAATATTATTATTCATCAGGACACAGCTGAGCAGGTGGATTCAAGCTCGCATCATTCACAATTTCACATTGTAAAAAAAGGATGGTCGTCGGTTCATGTCATCAAAAAACATTATACAAACAGAATAAGTGGTACTATTTCCCCCCCTTTCGCGAGTGGCAAGCAACATCGCGAGAACCCTAACCAGCAAAGACGGCCCCTCCTCCGAGGTCAGGGCttcgcggcggcgacggcgctcgCCGGAGACGCGTCGGCTGCTACCAACACAGCGGAGTCGGAAGTGGCTGCGGCCGCTGCTGCCTCAGCCGCGGCGGACGCCTCCTCCTGCTTGCGCTCGTGGTCGAGATACATGTTGATGGCCTTGGTGCAGATCACTGCGGAGACAGAGGCGTTAAGCCCCCCTGGGTAAAGCATATGAGTACAGGAATGTAAAACAGAGAGAGCAGGATGCGCACCACCGGCGCCGATGAAGGAGAAGAAACGGAGGACCGTGGTGGAGGCTTCGCCGGCGGCGGACATGGGAACTGCTTTGGACTGGGCTATGATTTGCGGGCTTGTTTTCTCGGTTTCCTTTTCGGGCTATGTTGTTTCTGTGCGAGATACAGACATGGGCCATGACATGTAGTCAGCATTTCGCTTCAACAACTTCTAAATGAGCTCGCAACTGGCACACGGCCCATTAACAGATACTCCTacattattattatgtttttcattTAACATGCTCTAGAAACCATGTTAAGatataaagaaaaaaaaatcatacattgcaaaaaaaaaggaaaaagtttCATAGACTAGGATGTAATAAATGTTCACATATTTGAGATGAAGTTTTAtctcatgtatttaaaaatgttcttGTATACAATAACAtattcatgtatttgaaaaaggCCCATTTGTTAAAAAGAGTTATTCGTGCATGTATGAATATATGTTAATATTGTTTTAAGAAGATCATGTATGCCACCATAAAAAGcaaaaattaaagtaaaaatataATTCGAAATGAAAGTAATCATGAACGAAAAGGGTGATAGGAAGTCAAATGGTTTCAATTTCACCGTGTAAATAAATTACTAAAATTGTAGTGAGACTTGAATTTGAACTAGTTTCAAATGTACCCTAGATTGATCTTGTTTCAAATAAGGTCTTGTTGTCAGAAATCCATAAACTTTGATTCAAAAAGATATAAATTATCTAAAAACACCAAAAGAAATAAAATGGTTGCCAAGGTGGAGATGAAATGGATCACATACAGGGCCGAGAAAGAGTACAGTGGTCTGGCAGACTGGGTCAATGCCTCCAGATGATCACAACCTTTGTATTTGTGGTATtgttgtttttgtttcttttttctgatGCTTTTCTTGCCCTAGGACCTGTAtagctcttttattttattttggtaccttctttgtatttatttatttaaaaaataacaaaaatacGCAGCAGAGCCCTGCTATTTCCCTAAAGAAATGGTTGCATTTTTTACGGTGAGCAAGACCGCGGAATGTTGCATGCAACCATTCCTCTCTCTTAAGTTCTCCGTAACAAAAGCCGACACAAATAAAAGCCCAAAATATATTTCCATGTATAGCAATAGTCATGCACCAATTAAACTAGTTTTTGAATAATAGTAATTACTTCCTCCGTCTCATATTAGTTGTCGCTAAAATGAATGTAGAATTCCAAAAACAATAAAGGATTCCAAAAATGCATGAATAGGAAAAATATAGAATTGCAATGTCATGCCCATATGAATCCTACAAGATTTTGGTTTGTTTGATTGGCCCATATAAACAATAAAGGATTCTTTCCAAGCGGTTTGAGTGCATGCTAAGGGCTCCTTTGATTGAAATGATTTGTATAGAAATTTGGAAGATTAGGATCCTTAGAAATTTTCTTATGTTGGTTATTTGATTCACATAATTGAATCCTAGTATTTTTTCCCTTTAAATTTCTCTTTTCCCTATGGTGTAGCCAACCCTCAATTTAGTGCAAAACCCTAGCGAAACAATCTAATGCTATATATTTGAGTTTTGGAAATTCTTCCATCAAAAGAACCCGATATATATACAGTTATTATTTTGGGAGAATGCTACAACGAGAAAagaagaagcaggaggagatgTATATTATGTGTGCCACTAGGTGGTTTCAATTTGCGAAAGGTAAACATAAACAAAGTCGACTGCTAACTTCCATTCTACAATCGTCACATGATTATGACTATCAGCACATGCAGAAAAAGATGAACGAATGCCATTACTAGAAGGAGAAAATCACATGCATTATTTACCACAATTTCAGTTCTAAGTCAgggaagaaaaaaaagaacaaagaGGGAATGTATGAGTGTGTACAGTATGAGTATGTACATTAGGGCTAGAGTATATATGTGCAGACTTGTGAATACTCCACCCTAGAATTTATAAAAGCAACTTAGTTAATTAGAACCCAAAATTCCTTTCACAACAAAAGAAGAACACAAAATTCCAGTGCGTGTTCTTTTTTTTTGCgtgcttagagcatctctagccgattCTCTAGAAAAATAGAGTAAACCGTCTTGGCAAAGCTTAGTGGAGTAATTTTAGTCCACTAAATATTTGCAGGATCTAGCCAATCCTCTAATTATAACGGAGTAAAATTTTGTTTTTTCGAACTTATTTCAATTCTAGTTTACATTGAACTACATATTAGCACACATATAAAAACCAAACATAATAATGAAGGTTCACGCAAATCACGAATATAGTTTACAAATCGAATCCAAAGTTTACAAACCAAATTATTCAAATTCAAACACACTGAATGGTTCAAATGAAGAAAATAACATGGTAAAAGCACAACTAGGAAGTGATATGAAGATGACAGTGATGCTCGACAAGATCATCTTGGAACTGGGTACGAACTTATCGGTTTTTGATCCTACGATGTGCTTCGAGGAATGCCTGGATCCTATTTTGATCGTGCTCTTGCTCAACAGGAGTCCTGTTGGTGATGTATCGAAAGTTCGCTGGCATATCTCTCTCATCttcaatgatcatgttatgcaaaATGATGCAACAAGCCATAGAACCTTGAGCTCCAGCACTCGCCAGGGCCAAGAATGATTGCAAAGCGCTTCTGAAGCACATCGAAGgctctctccacatccttcctagccgcTTCTTGACGTGTAGCAAAGTGAGATCTTTTGTTACCTTTTGGACGTGTAATTGTTTTGACAAATGTGGCCTATGGAGGATAGATGCCATCTGCAAGGTAGTAACCCATCGTGTAGTCTCGACCATTTACCGTATGGTTGCAAGGAGGAGCATCTCTTGTAATAAGCCTAACGAACAGTGGTGATCTCGATAGCACATTCAGGTCATTGTGAGATCCAGGCAATCCAAAGAATGAATGCCATATTCATAGATTATCCGATGCAGCAGCCTCAAGAATTATAGTTGGATTGTTGCAGTTGCATTTGTACTGCCCTTTCCACCAGCACGACAATTCTTCCAGGTCCAGTGCATACAGTCAACTGATCCAAGCATCCCTTGCCATCCTCTTGCTTCACTCTGTGCCATAAGTCTCTCGGTGTTTCCTCGTTGGGTGACTTCAAGTACTCCGTCCAAAAACATCGATCACTACTTTTGTGAACCTTCGAACGACCTCCAAGATTGTGTCTTCTACATAGTTGTCAATTGCATCGGCCAAACACCCATATGCCAAAAACTCAAAGGCCCGCAATGCACTTCATCATAGGGATTGCACTTATCTCTCG
Coding sequences within:
- the LOC123077778 gene encoding CBL-interacting protein kinase 5; this encodes MERKSAILMNRYELGRMLGQGTFAKVYHARSLATNQSVAIKVIDKEKVLRVGMIDQIKREISIMRLVRHPNIVQLHEVMASKTKIYFAMEYVRGGELFARVAKGRLKEDAARKYFQQLIGAVDFCHSRDVYHRDLKPENLLVDEHGNLKVSDFGLSALKECQKQDGLLHTTCGTPAYVAPEIINKKGYDGEKADIWSCGVILFVLLAGYLPFQDSNLMEMYRKISKGDVRHPQWFSSDARKILSRLLDPNPNTRITMDKLIEHPWFKKGYKPAVTLATPRASKDLNDVQAAFSTDQKDGKGNRAEQPNSPLKPASLNAFDIISLSKGFDLSGLFEKDQEQKSNSRFMTQKPASAIVSKLEQIAETESFKVKKQDGLVTLQGSKEGRKGQLAIDAEIFEVTPSFYVVEVKKSAGDTLEYERFCKKGLRPSLKDICWNGPSEEKLPSVSESVPPTPSSKSTKRNGI
- the LOC123077779 gene encoding uncharacterized protein; its protein translation is MSAAGEASTTVLRFFSFIGAGVICTKAINMYLDHERKQEEASAAAEAAAAAATSDSAVLVAADASPASAVAAAKP